In the genome of Lynx canadensis isolate LIC74 chromosome F1, mLynCan4.pri.v2, whole genome shotgun sequence, one region contains:
- the SLAMF9 gene encoding LOW QUALITY PROTEIN: SLAM family member 9 (The sequence of the model RefSeq protein was modified relative to this genomic sequence to represent the inferred CDS: deleted 2 bases in 1 codon) — MCTRHSPAARLGGPETPVGTLPPSPPFLAADGDSGDGVEAEEVVAVLQESVSLPLEVPFNDKVEDVIWSSRIRLATVVPGREGQPATITVTNARYAGRVSFPDPSYSLLTTNLSWGDSGPYKAQVNLRTSQISARQRYGLRVYRRLSEPRVTVGFENSREGGCNVSLTCSVEKAGLDVTHSWLSWEHGTETLRACEGSALSASRRPGDNALSYTCRATNPVSSVRSRLVLAGPFCADPGYASDTSTYFCLWAKGLLFSFLMVTLAVGLWLI, encoded by the exons ATGTGCACGCGCCACAGCCCCGCTGCCAGGCTCGGCGGCCCCGAGACACCGGTGGGGACTTTGCCTCCGTCTCCTCCTTTCCTTGCAGCCGACGGGGATTCTGGAGATGGCGTGGAGGCCGAGGAAGTAGTCGCTGTGCTTCAGGAGTCCGTCAGCCTTCCGCTGGAGGTACCATTCAATGACAAGGTCGAGGACGTCATCTGGTCCTCTCGCATAAGGCTTGCCACGGTGGTTCCGGGGAGAGAGGGACAGCCGGCTACCATCACGGTGACCAACGCTCGATACGCGGGCAGAGTGAGCTTCCCGGACCCCAGCTACTCCCTGCTCACCACCAATCTGAGCTGGGGGGACTCAGGGCCTTACAAGGCTCAGGTCAACCTGAGGACGTCCCAGATCTCCGCCAGGCAGCGTTACGGTCTCCGTGTCTACC GACGGCTGTCGGAGCCTCGCGTCACGGTGGGCTTTGAGAACTCCAGGGAAGGTGGCTGTAATGTGTCCCTGACGTGCTCCGTAGAGAAGGCGGGCCTGGATGTGACCCACAGCTGGCTGTCCTGGGAACATGGCACTGAGACACTGAGA GCCTgtgagggctctgccctcagcGCGTCCCGGAGACCTGGGGACAATGCCCTCTCCTATACCTGCAGGGCCACCAACCCCGTCAGCAGCGTCCGTTCCCGTCTGGTCCTTGCCGGGCCCTTCTGTGCAG ATCCTGGCTATGCCTCGGACACGTCCACTTACTTCTGCCTCTGGGCCAAGGGGCTGCTGTTCTCCTTCCTCATGGTCACTCTGGCCGTGGGGCTCTGGCTCATCTGA
- the LOC115504864 gene encoding Fc receptor-like protein 6, translating into MWLRPPAWALAPWTLAPGVRSHVLCCSPAQDLLGKEPVPAGGWGAVFKYEGLTEGQGENGHAVCGSGATPFPCLTTWLHLQAWPDPVFEGDALTLRCHGSTNKVLSQVKFYKDGKLLQTPKTRWSLSVGTATLESSGQYSCSGKVAYVPYLGRQTSELVKVQVQEPFPPLVLSAVPSPELREGSPLTLRCQTKLHPQKSASRLLFSFHRDASTLQDRGPHPELCLPGAQERDSGLYWCWATLEGGVAQKQSPQQEVRERNLYLDPGETGSEAPGPGRQL; encoded by the exons ATGTGGCTCAGGCCTCCCGCCTGGGCATTGGCCCCCTGGACTCTGGCTCCCGGGGTCCGCTCCCACgtcctctgctgctcccctgcccaGGACCTTCTGGGCAAGGAGCCCGTCcctgcagggggctggggggccgTCTTCAAGTACGAGGGCTTGACTGAAGGCC agggagaaaacgGCCACGCAGTGTGTGGCTCCGGGGCCACCCCGTTCCCGTGTCTCACAACCTGGCTGCACCTCCAAGCCTGGCCAGACCCCGTGTTCGAGGGAGACGCCCTGACTCTGCGATGTCATGGATCAACCAACAAGGTCCTGTCCCAGGTGAAGTTCTACAAAGACGGAAAATTACTCCAAACCCCGAAGACCAGATGGTCCCTGTCCGTGGGGACAGCTACCCTGGAAAGCAGCGGCCAGTACAGCTGCTCTGGGAAGGTGGCCTACGTCCCATACCTGGGCAGACAAACCTCAGAGCTGGTCAAGGTTCAAGTCCAAG AGCCGTTCCCGCCTCTTGTGCTGAGCGCTGTCCCCTCTCCCGAGCTCCGTGAGGGGAGCCCGCTGACCCTGAGATGCCAGACGAAACTGCACCCCCAGAAGTCGGCCTCGAggctcctcttctccttccacaGAGATGCCAGCACCTTGCAGGACCGGGGCCCCCACCCAGAGCTCTGCCTCCCGGGAGCCCAGGAGAGAGACTCTGGGCTTTACTGGTGCTGGGCCACCCTTGAGGGTGGTGTGGCCCAGAAGCAGAGCCCCCAGCAGGAGGTCAGG GAGAGGAACCTCTACCTGGACCCTGGCGAGACCGGCTCGGAGGCCCCGGGACCTGGGCGCCAGCTCTGA